One Lytechinus variegatus isolate NC3 chromosome 11, Lvar_3.0, whole genome shotgun sequence DNA segment encodes these proteins:
- the LOC121423846 gene encoding plasminogen receptor (KT)-like has protein sequence MGSLMAKAMDESFKKNKEFMTEMQVTTVQRQIQMQNKMRERGMAMQLAGSRELFNWLASFYGVVAVAGLAGAAKGSKAALVPLIPLTFLVGYQWDYCFNTKVERIRKEAERILNEEPSILSLPNGLPTFEDIEAARTKASKQD, from the exons ATGGGGTCACTGATGGCCAAAGCAATGGATGAGAGTTTCAAAAAGAACAAGGAATTCATGACTGAAATGCAAGTTACCACC GTCCAACGTCAAATTCAGATGCAGAATAAAATGAGAGAACGTGGTATGGCGATGCAGCTTGCAGGGTCGAGAGAACTCTTCAATTGGTTAGCTTCGTTCTATGGTGTTGTTGCAGTAGCAGGCTTGGCTGG CGCTGCTAAAGGTAGCAAGGCGGCTCTTGTTCCGCTGATACCTCTTACCTTCCTAGTCGGTTACCAGTGGGACTACTGCTTTAATACCAAGGTAGAGAGAATAAGAA AGGAAGCTGAGCGCATCTTGAACGAAGAACCTTCTATCCTGTCACTACCTAATGGTCTTCCAACCTTTGAGGATATCGAAGCAGCCAGGACTAAGGCATCAAAACAGGACTAA